The proteins below are encoded in one region of Cohaesibacter intestini:
- a CDS encoding glycosyltransferase family 4 protein, whose amino-acid sequence MHKDVMANEQAAHRPSLLFFAPDRADAALAEAAYMLYLDELLDAQQFDITIIAPNGSRLADRARAEGLTLHPLSDFARKLLMRTPQLWPILTAMRRWRYDIALTHEGYACRGLGVIARKVVGICHDDQVERFSAANQIIVLNSGIADLAKDLIEDGPPIEVLPYPYECRFDSVKTLPDEQTPLRIGTSAPFLEGDGLGVFIHMAQLLKQSHPEIHFVVAGNGPTEHDMKELADHIAPFIEFVGVASSYELANSIDLFCLTSRDTAYSLDLCSMMDAGLACVATCTNGAMDILKGGMVAPLVPIDDAFMLAVQLQELLDDRAHIYRIKKACYERIREEDFSRAHFSYRLQNLLLSRSGR is encoded by the coding sequence ATGCATAAAGATGTCATGGCCAATGAACAGGCAGCCCACCGTCCGAGCCTACTGTTTTTTGCGCCGGACCGTGCGGACGCCGCTCTCGCCGAGGCGGCCTACATGCTGTATCTCGATGAGTTGCTGGACGCACAGCAGTTTGACATCACGATTATAGCTCCCAATGGCTCACGGTTGGCAGACAGGGCACGAGCCGAGGGGTTAACGTTGCATCCCCTGTCTGACTTTGCCCGCAAGCTGCTGATGCGCACGCCCCAATTGTGGCCGATCCTGACTGCTATGCGGCGCTGGCGCTATGATATAGCGCTGACTCATGAGGGCTATGCCTGTCGCGGTCTTGGGGTGATTGCCCGCAAGGTGGTCGGCATTTGCCACGATGATCAGGTTGAGCGCTTCAGCGCAGCCAACCAGATCATTGTCCTGAATTCCGGCATTGCCGACCTTGCGAAAGACCTGATCGAGGATGGTCCGCCGATTGAAGTTCTGCCCTATCCCTATGAATGCCGGTTTGATAGCGTCAAAACCTTGCCCGACGAGCAGACCCCGCTGCGCATCGGCACCTCCGCTCCTTTCCTTGAGGGGGACGGGCTTGGGGTTTTCATTCACATGGCGCAATTGCTCAAGCAGAGCCATCCGGAGATCCACTTTGTCGTTGCTGGCAATGGACCGACCGAGCATGACATGAAGGAACTGGCGGATCATATCGCCCCCTTCATCGAGTTTGTCGGAGTGGCATCGAGCTATGAGTTGGCCAACAGCATCGATCTTTTTTGTCTGACCTCAAGGGATACTGCCTACTCGCTTGACTTGTGCAGTATGATGGATGCGGGTCTTGCCTGTGTTGCCACCTGCACCAATGGTGCGATGGATATTCTCAAAGGTGGCATGGTGGCGCCTTTGGTGCCAATTGATGATGCTTTTATGTTGGCGGTACAACTTCAGGAGTTGCTTGACGATCGGGCGCATATCTACCGCATCAAGAAGGCATGCTATGAGAGAATCCGCGAAGAGGATTTTTCACGTGCTCATTTTTCCTATCGATTGCAGAATCTGCTGCTTTCGCGCTCTGGGCGATGA
- a CDS encoding Na+/H+ antiporter subunit B: MNTLIFRTIAPFIAALMVLFSIFVTLRGHNDPGGGFIGGLIAASAFAMYGIAAGVENVRRALYFQPLSVAAFGLMLSALSGLLSITQGMPFLTSQWAFPSILGVEVALSTPLFFDLGVYFVVLGGITSIALKLEEE; this comes from the coding sequence ATGAACACTCTGATTTTCAGAACCATTGCGCCATTCATCGCCGCGCTGATGGTCCTCTTTTCGATCTTTGTCACCTTGCGTGGCCACAATGATCCCGGCGGTGGGTTTATTGGTGGCCTGATCGCAGCCTCTGCCTTCGCCATGTATGGCATTGCAGCGGGTGTTGAGAATGTGAGGCGTGCGCTCTACTTCCAACCGCTGAGTGTGGCTGCCTTTGGCTTGATGCTTTCGGCCCTGTCCGGTCTGTTGTCGATCACCCAAGGAATGCCATTTTTGACCAGTCAGTGGGCCTTCCCTTCCATCCTCGGGGTGGAAGTGGCTTTGTCGACACCACTCTTTTTCGATCTCGGGGTTTATTTCGTCGTTCTGGGCGGCATCACCTCAATCGCGCTGAAGTTGGAGGAGGAATAA
- a CDS encoding S9 family peptidase yields MSQFSASKATKAAYPLDAPRAEKRAYSVTHHGIEMTDAYAWLRADNWQEVMHQGREVLPDAIESYLEAENAYTNQEMADTETLQNALFEEMKGRIKQDDSSVPSPDGPFAYSSRFIEGGQYPLVVRTPREGGDEVILFDGNKEAEGHAFFRLASTAHSPDHARLAWAVDTKGSEYFTIRVRNLATGEDLSDQIEGTTGGAIWSADSSHFYYTWLDDNHRPCKVFRHKIGTAQSDDALIYEEQDPGFFVGIGKSQSGNHIIIDCHDHETSECYLLDARDNEAKARLIAARESGIEYSVDEGMGILYILTNADGAEDFKLVTAAPTQSGREHWQDMIAHEPGRLILSHEIFKRHLVWMERANGLPRIQIRNIANGAQHAIAFEEEAYALGLGGSLEFDTDVIRFSYSSMTTPSRTYDYNMASRSRTLRKEQEIPSGHDASQYVTRRLMAASHDGVEVPVTLLYRKDTPLDGSAPCLLYGYGSYGISIPASFSTNALSLVDRGFVYAIAHIRGGKEKGFAWYSNGKREKKPNTFKDFIAAGEFLVEQGYTARGRIVAEGGSAGGMLMGAVANMAPDLFSGILALVPFVDVLNTMLDDTLPLTPPEWPEWGNPIASEEDYRTIAAYSPYDQVREQSYPAILAVGGLTDPRVTYWEPAKWVAKLREKRQDDNLLLLKINMDSGHAGASGRFDRLKETALEYAFALKISGKL; encoded by the coding sequence ATGTCTCAGTTTTCCGCTTCTAAAGCCACCAAGGCCGCCTATCCGCTTGATGCTCCCCGCGCCGAGAAGCGCGCTTACAGCGTTACCCATCATGGCATCGAAATGACCGACGCCTATGCCTGGCTCAGGGCGGACAATTGGCAGGAGGTTATGCATCAGGGCCGAGAGGTCTTGCCCGACGCCATTGAATCCTACCTGGAGGCCGAAAACGCCTATACCAATCAGGAAATGGCTGACACGGAAACCCTGCAAAATGCCTTGTTCGAGGAGATGAAGGGGCGCATCAAGCAGGATGACAGCTCCGTTCCCTCCCCTGACGGTCCCTTTGCCTACAGCTCGCGCTTCATTGAAGGCGGGCAATATCCTCTGGTGGTTCGCACCCCGCGCGAAGGCGGCGACGAAGTGATCCTGTTCGATGGCAACAAGGAAGCGGAAGGGCATGCCTTTTTCCGGCTGGCGTCGACCGCTCACAGCCCGGATCATGCGCGCCTTGCCTGGGCAGTGGACACCAAGGGGTCAGAGTATTTCACCATCCGGGTGCGCAATCTGGCGACCGGTGAGGATTTGTCTGATCAGATCGAAGGCACCACTGGTGGAGCAATATGGAGTGCGGACAGCAGCCATTTCTATTATACATGGCTCGATGACAACCACCGCCCCTGCAAAGTGTTCCGCCACAAGATCGGCACAGCCCAAAGCGATGACGCACTGATCTATGAAGAGCAGGATCCCGGTTTCTTTGTCGGCATTGGCAAAAGCCAGTCGGGCAATCACATCATCATCGACTGCCATGACCATGAGACCAGTGAATGCTATTTGCTTGACGCACGGGACAATGAGGCCAAGGCCCGATTGATTGCCGCTCGCGAGTCTGGCATCGAATATAGCGTCGATGAGGGCATGGGGATCCTCTATATTCTCACCAATGCGGATGGAGCGGAGGACTTCAAGCTGGTCACCGCTGCGCCGACCCAGTCGGGCCGTGAGCATTGGCAAGACATGATTGCCCATGAGCCGGGCCGGTTGATCCTCAGCCATGAAATATTCAAGCGCCATTTGGTCTGGATGGAGCGGGCCAATGGCCTGCCCCGGATTCAGATCCGCAACATCGCCAACGGCGCGCAACATGCCATTGCCTTCGAGGAAGAGGCCTATGCGCTCGGGCTGGGAGGCTCGCTCGAGTTTGACACCGACGTGATCCGCTTCAGCTACAGCTCGATGACGACCCCTTCGCGTACCTATGATTATAACATGGCCAGCCGGTCGCGGACCCTGCGCAAGGAACAGGAGATCCCGTCAGGACATGATGCCTCACAGTATGTCACCCGTCGCCTGATGGCTGCCAGTCATGATGGTGTCGAGGTGCCAGTCACCCTGCTCTATCGCAAGGATACGCCGCTCGATGGTTCGGCTCCGTGCCTGTTATATGGCTACGGATCCTACGGCATTTCCATTCCGGCCAGTTTCTCGACCAATGCGCTCTCACTGGTGGATCGCGGTTTTGTCTATGCCATTGCGCATATTCGCGGAGGCAAGGAGAAGGGCTTTGCCTGGTACTCCAACGGCAAACGCGAGAAGAAACCAAACACCTTCAAGGACTTTATTGCTGCAGGGGAGTTCCTCGTCGAACAAGGATATACCGCGCGCGGCCGGATTGTGGCTGAAGGCGGATCGGCTGGCGGTATGCTGATGGGGGCGGTTGCCAATATGGCACCGGATCTTTTCTCTGGCATTCTGGCTTTGGTGCCGTTCGTCGATGTGCTCAACACGATGCTCGATGACACGCTGCCCCTCACTCCGCCAGAATGGCCAGAATGGGGCAATCCCATCGCTTCGGAAGAAGACTACCGCACGATCGCAGCCTACAGCCCCTATGACCAGGTCAGGGAACAGTCCTATCCGGCCATCCTGGCTGTTGGTGGATTGACCGATCCTCGGGTAACCTATTGGGAGCCTGCAAAATGGGTCGCCAAGCTGCGCGAAAAGCGACAGGACGACAATTTGCTGCTGCTGAAGATCAATATGGACAGCGGTCATGCGGGCGCGTCCGGGCGCTTTGATCGCCTGAAGGAAACGGCACTTGAATATGCCTTTGCTCTGAAGATCAGCGGCAAGCTCTGA
- a CDS encoding DUF3592 domain-containing protein, producing the protein MTQDTSPRRSSSLLVLLPLLAIMFGAFVYAGLGYIGYQEAQIPENWKTSKGQIVAVSVGSIETTKADGSKMEMFQPQVRYRYEVDGSFLIGTELSRHHPDRTLKGVAETEIEDLAQGSEVTVYYNPEAPAESVLRKSDTIGPLQAISAGLAIGLTTTAIFLITLLRRRVARQAKSA; encoded by the coding sequence ATGACCCAAGACACTTCCCCTCGCCGCTCTTCTTCTCTTCTTGTCCTATTGCCCCTGCTGGCCATTATGTTTGGGGCCTTTGTCTATGCGGGACTTGGCTATATCGGCTATCAGGAAGCCCAGATCCCGGAAAACTGGAAGACGAGCAAGGGGCAGATTGTGGCAGTGAGTGTCGGCAGCATCGAAACCACAAAAGCAGACGGCTCCAAGATGGAAATGTTCCAGCCGCAGGTGCGCTATCGCTATGAGGTGGACGGTTCGTTCCTGATCGGGACTGAGCTGAGCCGTCATCATCCGGACCGCACCTTGAAAGGGGTTGCGGAAACGGAGATCGAGGATCTGGCACAAGGCTCCGAAGTGACCGTCTATTACAATCCTGAGGCACCTGCTGAGAGCGTATTGAGAAAGTCAGACACGATCGGGCCGTTGCAGGCCATTTCCGCAGGACTTGCAATTGGCTTGACGACCACGGCCATTTTCCTGATCACCCTGCTGCGACGGCGCGTTGCACGTCAGGCCAAATCGGCCTGA
- the msrB gene encoding peptide-methionine (R)-S-oxide reductase MsrB — protein sequence MSKIEKSDADWKSLLTDEQYRITRQHGTERAGTSPLNAEKRDGHYHCVACGNLLFHSGTKYESGSGWPSFYAPANAEAVTEHVDRKLFMKRTEIRCADCDSHLGHVFDDGPAPTGLRYCMNGVALQFEPEA from the coding sequence ATGAGCAAAATCGAAAAGAGCGATGCTGACTGGAAGTCCCTTTTGACGGACGAGCAGTATAGAATTACACGCCAGCATGGCACGGAGCGGGCCGGCACATCGCCGCTGAATGCTGAAAAGCGGGACGGGCATTATCATTGCGTAGCATGCGGCAATTTGCTCTTTCATTCGGGCACCAAATATGAGTCCGGCAGCGGTTGGCCGAGCTTTTATGCACCGGCGAATGCGGAAGCTGTCACCGAGCATGTCGACCGCAAGCTCTTCATGAAACGGACCGAAATACGCTGTGCCGATTGCGACAGCCATTTGGGCCATGTGTTCGACGACGGCCCCGCACCGACCGGTCTACGCTATTGCATGAACGGGGTGGCCCTGCAGTTCGAACCCGAGGCGTGA
- a CDS encoding Na+/H+ antiporter subunit C, producing METILSILVGVFFSVSVYLMTSRYLIRIILGIAILGNAVNLTIFTSGRLMREVPPIIPLDAMVPAGPTANPLPQALILTAIVISFSFLAFLLVLVYRAYQELGTDDAVEMRVAEPADEDLPPVSF from the coding sequence ATGGAAACCATTCTCTCTATCCTGGTTGGCGTTTTCTTCTCCGTCAGCGTCTATCTGATGACCTCGCGGTATCTCATTCGCATCATTCTGGGCATTGCCATTCTAGGCAATGCGGTCAACCTGACGATCTTTACGTCCGGGCGATTGATGCGTGAAGTCCCGCCGATCATTCCGCTGGATGCGATGGTTCCCGCAGGGCCCACCGCCAATCCATTGCCGCAGGCACTGATCCTGACGGCGATCGTGATTTCCTTCTCATTCCTCGCCTTCCTGCTGGTGCTGGTCTATCGGGCCTATCAGGAATTGGGGACCGACGACGCAGTAGAGATGCGCGTGGCCGAACCGGCAGATGAAGACCTGCCGCCGGTAAGTTTCTAG
- a CDS encoding putative monovalent cation/H+ antiporter subunit A has protein sequence MAFEFSDGLYFAMAAPFVAALIAPHLWRLMGHNAAWLLALVPASIFVYLCGFIELVAHEGVGVKPTPITWLPQYNIQYSLFVDGLSLLFALLISGIGIFIILYAGGFLRKHPEQGRFFCFLFLFMGSMLGVVLADNLLTLFTYWELTSITSFLLIGFNHLKRASRRAAMQALVITGGGGLALLPGLILMGYAGGTMEMSELIVIGDVLREHSLYVPMLILILLGAFTKSAQYPFHSWLRNAMEAPTPVSAYLHSATMVKAGVYFLMRVHPVMGSTELWMYTLQIVGGFTMLMGTRMALRQLDLKKALAYTTIASLGLLVMLVGTSSEAAIAGAVLYLFAHALAKGGLFMMVGTITDKCGTSEIAELRGLRHKMPITFVAANLGAMSVGGIYPFLGFVAKEEIYRGLQGGSWNEILLTIIAVAGNSMMFAAVFVVSLKPFLGEETEKMKGALKDFQRGPWLLLIGPIALSSLGLLFMFIGPFLSDNLLTPMLYSVLGYHSSAKLTFAVHFNEALILSLVTIAGGIFIYYEADYIRSIRQGIIRTIGKGPDDFFDTFVTGLIRFSARVTRLLQTGNLEVYLAATFVVAAGTMLTPMILFDELPDWPSMPSLHFYEWAVVLLAVVGLFAVIIAKTRLTAIISLGIQGFSVALIFLMFGAPDLAFTQFMVETLSVVIIALVMNRLSLEERDKRPLAQTVGDSAVAIVVGGCLGLLLMSVTQGSFDTSLPNFFTDYSRVIAHGRNIVNVIIVDFRGLDTLGEIAVVMITALCVFTLTLGTAKQFRGGQGAKDAALPSTQQSQDQKGADQ, from the coding sequence ATGGCGTTTGAATTCAGTGATGGATTATACTTTGCGATGGCTGCGCCCTTTGTCGCGGCTTTGATTGCGCCTCACTTATGGAGATTGATGGGTCACAATGCAGCATGGCTGCTGGCTCTCGTGCCCGCCTCGATCTTTGTCTATCTCTGCGGTTTTATCGAATTGGTGGCTCACGAAGGCGTTGGAGTGAAGCCGACCCCCATCACCTGGTTGCCGCAATACAATATTCAGTATTCGCTGTTTGTTGACGGGCTGAGTTTGCTCTTTGCCCTGCTGATTTCCGGCATTGGTATCTTCATCATTCTCTATGCGGGCGGCTTTTTGCGCAAGCATCCAGAGCAGGGGCGCTTCTTTTGCTTTCTGTTTCTCTTCATGGGGTCAATGCTGGGTGTGGTTCTTGCCGATAACCTTCTGACCTTATTTACCTATTGGGAGCTGACGTCCATCACGTCCTTCCTGCTGATCGGGTTCAACCATCTCAAGCGAGCGTCCCGGCGTGCGGCCATGCAGGCCTTGGTGATCACTGGCGGCGGCGGGTTGGCTCTGCTGCCCGGCCTCATTCTCATGGGCTATGCTGGTGGCACCATGGAAATGAGCGAGTTGATTGTGATCGGCGACGTTCTGCGCGAACACTCGCTCTATGTCCCGATGTTGATTCTGATCCTGCTGGGTGCGTTCACCAAATCGGCTCAATATCCGTTCCATTCCTGGCTGCGCAATGCGATGGAAGCGCCAACTCCGGTCTCCGCCTATCTCCATTCCGCGACGATGGTCAAGGCGGGAGTGTATTTCCTGATGCGCGTCCATCCGGTGATGGGCAGCACCGAATTGTGGATGTATACCCTGCAAATCGTTGGCGGCTTTACCATGCTGATGGGCACGCGCATGGCTCTGCGCCAACTCGATCTGAAGAAGGCACTGGCCTACACCACCATCGCCTCGCTTGGCCTGCTGGTTATGCTCGTCGGCACCTCGTCTGAAGCGGCCATTGCCGGTGCTGTGCTGTATCTCTTCGCCCACGCCTTGGCCAAAGGTGGCCTATTCATGATGGTCGGGACCATCACTGACAAATGCGGCACATCTGAAATCGCCGAATTGCGAGGTCTGCGCCACAAAATGCCGATCACATTCGTCGCGGCAAATCTGGGCGCGATGTCTGTTGGCGGCATCTATCCCTTCCTGGGCTTTGTTGCCAAGGAAGAGATCTATCGCGGACTGCAAGGTGGCTCATGGAACGAAATCCTGCTGACCATCATCGCAGTGGCCGGTAATTCGATGATGTTCGCGGCCGTTTTTGTGGTGTCGCTGAAACCATTCCTTGGCGAGGAAACCGAAAAGATGAAAGGCGCTCTGAAGGATTTTCAGCGCGGCCCGTGGTTGCTGTTGATCGGCCCGATAGCCCTGTCTTCGCTTGGTCTCCTTTTCATGTTCATCGGCCCGTTCCTCAGCGATAATTTGCTGACCCCGATGCTCTATTCGGTGCTTGGATACCATTCCTCGGCCAAATTGACCTTCGCGGTCCATTTCAATGAAGCGCTGATCCTGTCTCTGGTGACGATTGCTGGCGGTATCTTCATCTATTACGAGGCTGACTATATTCGCAGCATCCGCCAAGGGATTATTCGCACGATTGGCAAGGGGCCTGACGACTTTTTCGACACCTTTGTCACCGGCTTGATCCGCTTTTCTGCGCGTGTCACCCGTTTGTTGCAGACCGGCAATCTGGAAGTGTATCTGGCCGCAACCTTCGTTGTCGCCGCCGGCACCATGCTGACGCCAATGATCCTGTTTGACGAACTGCCCGACTGGCCCTCCATGCCGTCATTGCACTTTTACGAGTGGGCCGTGGTGTTACTCGCAGTCGTTGGACTGTTTGCGGTCATCATAGCCAAGACCCGACTGACAGCGATCATTTCGCTGGGCATTCAGGGTTTCTCGGTTGCTCTGATCTTCCTGATGTTCGGTGCGCCCGATCTGGCTTTCACCCAGTTCATGGTCGAAACCCTTTCTGTTGTCATCATTGCTCTGGTGATGAACCGGCTGTCGCTGGAAGAAAGGGACAAGCGACCGCTCGCCCAGACCGTTGGCGATTCCGCTGTGGCCATTGTCGTTGGTGGGTGCCTTGGCTTGCTGCTGATGTCTGTTACGCAAGGCTCCTTCGATACCAGCCTTCCAAACTTCTTTACCGACTATAGCCGCGTCATCGCCCATGGCCGCAACATCGTCAATGTCATCATCGTCGACTTCCGTGGCCTTGATACGCTGGGCGAGATCGCCGTGGTGATGATCACAGCACTCTGCGTCTTCACTCTGACCCTTGGTACCGCCAAGCAGTTCCGCGGCGGGCAGGGGGCAAAGGATGCCGCATTGCCGTCGACACAACAATCTCAGGATCAGAAGGGGGCGGATCAATGA
- a CDS encoding 5-carboxymethyl-2-hydroxymuconate Delta-isomerase: MPHMVISYAKPIEEKVDIAKMVQLVWDTADKTGLFNPAAIKVRALPVEHFLTANTDQPFIHIDAKLFAGRTDAQKQAMIQDLFNALKGLVPDTVSLSVEAIDMDQSNYIKS; this comes from the coding sequence ATGCCGCATATGGTAATTTCTTACGCCAAGCCGATTGAAGAAAAAGTTGATATCGCAAAAATGGTTCAACTTGTCTGGGACACAGCCGACAAGACCGGTTTGTTCAATCCCGCTGCTATCAAGGTGCGCGCCCTGCCGGTGGAACACTTTTTGACTGCCAATACAGATCAGCCCTTCATTCATATCGATGCAAAATTGTTTGCCGGACGCACCGATGCGCAGAAACAGGCGATGATTCAGGATCTGTTCAATGCGTTGAAAGGGCTGGTGCCTGACACGGTTTCGCTTAGTGTCGAGGCCATCGACATGGACCAATCCAACTATATAAAAAGCTGA
- a CDS encoding GNAT family N-acetyltransferase codes for MTPIPEIETARLRLRPMMISDWPDYSALMQSSRAQYMGGPHDIAAAWGMFCHDVANWPLFGHGALMIEEKETGLCVGQVGINHGPLFAEKELGWFVYPHAEGRGYAFEAACAFRDWAFASLGLQSLVSYMDPANDRSRRLAERMGAVPDPDAARPEPQDLVYRHLNKSP; via the coding sequence ATGACACCGATCCCAGAAATCGAGACCGCTCGTTTACGGCTACGTCCCATGATGATCTCGGATTGGCCAGACTATTCTGCCCTGATGCAGTCAAGCCGCGCCCAGTATATGGGAGGGCCGCATGATATAGCTGCAGCATGGGGCATGTTCTGCCATGATGTCGCCAACTGGCCGCTCTTTGGCCACGGAGCCCTGATGATCGAGGAGAAAGAAACCGGCCTGTGCGTCGGTCAGGTTGGCATCAATCATGGCCCGCTTTTTGCTGAAAAAGAATTGGGCTGGTTTGTCTATCCGCATGCAGAAGGTCGAGGCTATGCCTTTGAAGCCGCCTGCGCTTTCCGGGACTGGGCTTTCGCCTCTTTGGGGCTTCAAAGCCTTGTCAGCTACATGGACCCGGCCAATGACCGGTCCCGGCGCCTTGCAGAGCGAATGGGGGCCGTTCCCGACCCGGATGCAGCAAGACCAGAGCCACAGGACCTCGTCTATCGCCATTTGAACAAAAGCCCGTGA
- a CDS encoding GNAT family N-acetyltransferase yields MSSSFRKTLRRNRRKLEEFGEVSYEVLDDPIEIQLAMDLMREQRSARYDDDLFQQDAFFDFYSKVAKEGARIGLAQTSILRAGGDVVAVEFGLIHNHCYHFILGGITEGRYAKLSPGILAMDYVLEFRAEQGDRRADFTIGDEAYKARFGATPTPLKHMAQAESLMGSLALQAYNQGGLIKTIAKKVVNMTSQRFG; encoded by the coding sequence ATGTCTTCAAGCTTTCGTAAGACCTTGCGGCGCAATCGACGCAAGTTGGAAGAGTTCGGCGAAGTTTCCTATGAAGTGCTTGATGACCCAATAGAAATTCAGCTGGCAATGGATCTGATGCGCGAGCAGCGATCCGCGCGCTATGACGACGACCTGTTCCAGCAGGATGCTTTCTTTGACTTCTATTCGAAGGTTGCCAAGGAAGGGGCCCGGATCGGTCTGGCCCAAACATCGATCCTGCGTGCCGGGGGCGATGTTGTTGCAGTGGAATTTGGCCTGATCCATAACCATTGCTACCACTTCATTCTCGGAGGCATCACGGAAGGGCGGTATGCCAAATTGTCGCCGGGTATCCTGGCCATGGACTATGTGCTCGAATTTCGGGCCGAGCAAGGCGACCGTCGTGCGGACTTTACCATCGGGGATGAAGCCTACAAGGCACGCTTTGGGGCAACTCCAACCCCGCTCAAGCATATGGCGCAGGCTGAAAGCCTGATGGGATCATTGGCGCTTCAAGCCTATAATCAGGGCGGTCTGATCAAGACCATTGCCAAGAAGGTTGTCAACATGACCAGTCAACGCTTTGGTTGA
- a CDS encoding Na+/H+ antiporter subunit D → MAGNLDHAVDYSAGMLMEATHIADWLIIAPIILTIVGGALLLMLREKTKLHGALATLIMGLLVLVDALLLARVLDVGPIAMTMGRWLPPFGITFTVDAFGALMALISGVVALAVCIYSLVEISVTGRRFGFYPLLMLLMTGVTGSFLTGDIFNLYVWFEVMLISSFGLLILGGERIQLDGALKYAILNLLATTLFLIATGLLYGAVGSLNMADISLKLPAVQEAGAPIITIGALYFLAFAMKAAAFPLNFWLPASYHTPNIVVSALFGGILTKVGVYALIRTMILLLPDTRIILSEVIAWVAVFTMIFGALGTLAHNDIRRVFGYLVISGIGPMLVGVALGSEEAISGAIMYAVHSIIALTGLYLAFGILMRKNGGKYNLSDVGGGYKASDGLSILFLVLAFGIVGLPPFSGFWPKFILVDASIHAGHGWLAFAILFSGFLTTISVGRVWAHAFWRGGPIGTTDGQLGMPLQGLTRSVRSKTYLPVGALVVIVCLIGVFPSPLLSIVQSGTQSLLNPERYVSAVFSAATAQQKAKQAEKAQQPKDHEDTVKGHDTKTEPMKQEGAH, encoded by the coding sequence ATGGCAGGAAATCTGGATCACGCCGTAGACTATTCTGCGGGCATGTTAATGGAAGCGACCCACATCGCGGACTGGCTGATCATTGCACCGATCATTCTGACGATCGTTGGTGGCGCCTTGCTTTTGATGCTGAGGGAAAAGACCAAACTGCATGGCGCTTTGGCGACCCTGATCATGGGCTTGCTGGTGCTGGTTGATGCCTTGTTGTTGGCGCGGGTGCTGGATGTCGGCCCTATTGCCATGACGATGGGACGCTGGCTGCCGCCCTTTGGTATCACCTTCACCGTTGATGCCTTCGGCGCTTTGATGGCTCTGATATCGGGCGTTGTGGCCCTTGCTGTTTGTATCTATTCACTGGTCGAGATTTCGGTCACCGGTCGCCGTTTCGGTTTCTATCCCTTGCTGATGCTCTTGATGACCGGGGTGACCGGCTCGTTCCTGACCGGCGATATCTTCAACCTCTATGTCTGGTTCGAGGTGATGCTGATCTCGTCCTTCGGTCTGCTGATCCTTGGTGGAGAACGGATCCAGCTCGACGGGGCGCTGAAATATGCCATTCTCAACCTGCTGGCAACAACCCTGTTCCTGATTGCCACCGGCTTGCTTTACGGTGCAGTTGGAAGCCTCAATATGGCTGACATTTCGCTGAAACTGCCCGCCGTACAGGAAGCAGGCGCACCGATCATCACCATCGGGGCGCTTTATTTCCTCGCCTTCGCCATGAAGGCTGCGGCCTTCCCGCTCAATTTCTGGCTCCCGGCCTCCTATCACACGCCCAATATCGTGGTGTCAGCCTTGTTTGGTGGTATCCTGACCAAGGTTGGCGTCTATGCCCTGATCCGGACGATGATCCTGTTGTTGCCGGACACCCGGATCATTTTGAGTGAAGTGATTGCCTGGGTGGCGGTCTTCACCATGATCTTTGGGGCTCTTGGCACATTGGCGCACAATGATATCCGCCGGGTCTTCGGCTATCTGGTCATTTCCGGTATCGGCCCCATGCTGGTCGGTGTCGCCCTTGGTTCGGAAGAAGCCATTTCCGGAGCCATCATGTATGCCGTCCATTCGATCATCGCGCTGACCGGGCTCTATCTCGCTTTCGGCATCCTGATGCGCAAGAATGGCGGAAAATACAATCTCTCCGACGTGGGGGGAGGCTACAAAGCCTCTGATGGCCTGTCGATCCTGTTTCTGGTCTTGGCCTTCGGGATTGTTGGCCTGCCACCATTCTCCGGTTTCTGGCCCAAATTCATCCTCGTCGATGCGAGCATTCATGCCGGTCATGGCTGGCTGGCCTTTGCCATCCTCTTCTCCGGTTTCCTGACCACCATCTCGGTTGGCCGCGTCTGGGCGCACGCTTTCTGGCGCGGTGGCCCCATCGGCACCACGGATGGCCAATTGGGCATGCCCTTGCAGGGTTTGACCAGATCGGTCCGCAGCAAAACCTACTTGCCGGTTGGTGCTTTGGTGGTGATTGTTTGTTTGATTGGGGTCTTTCCCTCGCCGCTGCTTTCCATCGTGCAGTCCGGTACCCAGTCGCTGCTAAATCCCGAGCGGTATGTCTCTGCGGTCTTTTCCGCAGCGACCGCACAGCAAAAGGCAAAACAGGCAGAGAAGGCACAACAGCCAAAAGACCATGAGGACACGGTCAAAGGCCATGACACCAAGACCGAGCCTATGAAACAGGAAGGAGCGCACTGA